Within the Candidatus Deferrimicrobiaceae bacterium genome, the region AAGCAAGCACGCACGAACTCGTCAATGACCATCGCCGGGCCATGGGGCTTTCCCCGCTTGCCTACAACGCCCGGATCGCAGCGGTCGCCCGCCGGCACAGCGAGGACATGGCGGCAGGACGGGTCCCGGCAGGCCACGAGCGCTTCGAATCGAGGAAGCGCGATATCACGAACATGATCCCGTGGAGCAGCATGGCCGAGAATGTCGGCATCAACGACTACCCGCCCTCCGAAACCGTGCGGGCCGCGCTGTCCGGGTGGCTGGGCAGCCGGGGACACCGGGAAAACATCGAGGGCCGTTACGACCTCACGGGAGTGGGAATCGCCCGCGACGTCCGGGGCCGCTACTACTACACGCAGATCTTCGTGAGGAGGAAGACATAGGGAGCTTTGCGGTCCAGCCGCAGGTGCGGGCCACTACCGAGAGTTCGGTGATAACGCCCACGACCCGCATTCTCTCCCCACGACATCGCCTTCGACCCCCGGGTCCTCAGGGAAGGCTTCCCGCTTGAGCGCCATGCCTCTGTGGGCGTTGGAATAGGCTGCGTAATAGTAAGCCAGCGGAACGGCACCTTCGTCCGGAGGGGATGACGCGGCGATTCCGGGAACGATTCCCGGCGAGCCGGCGTCTAATCTTCGGGAGGAAGGAGGATCGTCATGAACGAGCGGGTCGGGAAAAGGGGAACGGGAACGGGATACCGCGAGGGGATCGTCGGGACGTTTCTCGTCGCCCTGATGTTTTTCACCTTCGTCTTCCTCTGAATCACCGAGGAGGCGTGGCCGGCCGTGCCGCCGGCCCCCGAGGGGGTATCGGTGCATTCTTCCGTGCCGGGGACGACGGGACCGGACCCCGGTCCCTCCGGGATCCGGTTTGACGAAGGGGGCGCGTGGACCTTTTGACCCGGGGAATGTCGCGGGGAGAGCCCCTGAT harbors:
- a CDS encoding CAP domain-containing protein; protein product: MTATFLCAVLRSAPAGMPEPPTAAAAQGLEASTHELVNDHRRAMGLSPLAYNARIAAVARRHSEDMAAGRVPAGHERFESRKRDITNMIPWSSMAENVGINDYPPSETVRAALSGWLGSRGHRENIEGRYDLTGVGIARDVRGRYYYTQIFVRRKT